ataaatatatttacttaTATAATCAAGAGGACTAAATActaaattagccaattttaaaatatcataatatattttaattcttatcAAACATAACGCATATATTCacttataaaattcaaaattaattcttgataattttctttttcaacaaaaaaactatcaataatgtaaaataaaaaaatttaaactgtaatttatttactaatttatcatactatttAGATGTATTTAAAGTAAATGTATTCTTTTTGTATGATCGAGAATAACCaactgataaaaaaataaaaattatgattgaTATGTTAAAGCATGATTAATGTGAAAAATATgcatttaaattttatccaaaaGTTTTTGTAGAAGCCTGAGTATACGTAAActcattcaaaataaaatacaagaaataaattaatgtttttaatattattttttaataaaatcatgTCTTAAATTATATAGTAATTTAATTTCACACAATTGCGGAGATTTACGACTAGTTCTTCATAAAACTCAGAAAAAGGATTCAGTACCGCTCGTCCAAATCAGGGAGAAGTAATACGTCATTTTACACCCAACGAATTACATTCCATATTGCAATGAGAGTCTAGAGGAGTGAAATTCAGAGTTTCACACTTGGAGTTACCAGACACAATACTACGCTGGCTGCTTTGCAAAACGAGAGCTATATAAGTCCAATTTTCCCTCAAAAAGCAGGGATGTGAATTATCAACACCAAAACTTGGCGCCTACCAGATATTGACCGAACACTGCAACGGTAAGAGAAATAATGCAAAGATGAACAAGGAAAGTGCTGTACTTTGCAGCCAAGATCCTATAAACCCTTTTAACTAAAATCATTTTTACATGCAATGAGCAATTTGCATGAGAAGAACCAGGAGGAACCAATACAGGGTATGGATTTTCCTTTGCCCCAACATCTTGAAAAGTGAATCTGTCAATACAAAGCAAGAGTCGTCCACAACACTTTGGATCATTCATATCCATAACCACCTTAATTCAACTCAACTCTGGCAAATAAAAAACACCAgagcttaaatttcttaagattcataaaaataaactcCCGCATATGACAGATCTAACCATCACTTGTTTGTTTAACTGCTTCTCTGCCAACAGAAAATGAAAGTGAGAAAAAAGGGCAGAGGAAGGAGTTTTTAAGTTTCATACCGATCATCCCACCAGCACCAGGCAATAGAAGCATACTTATAGCTTGTCAATGTCATCTTTTGCAACTAAATTTTGATGGTGATATAGACCATCAAATAACTGCCACCAGCATTCCAATGATTTCTACAACAAATGTTAGTTACACAACAATTTTAGTCCCATCAGAGGACCAAAGTAGCAGAGTTGTCCATCTAAAAAattcttattctttttataatataacTGAATCTGAAGAACATGTACAAGCTATTTGCTCTCAGCATTAAACAGAGACCAAAAAAGATCGATACTACTGTCACTAACTCGGGCTTCCCCGCTAAATCCAAAGGTTTGGACCAAACTGTTGGACTAATTCAGATTTCAGATTCAAATGTCTATCTACTGTACAATTTACTAGCACTGGACATCACGATCATTTGTGTTTGAATGCTTGTAATAACCCTGATAGACAAAGAACATTAGAAACCAAGGTTATCCCGCACAAAATTGAAAAAGGGGCATATGTAAGGCCTACACCTCACAGATGGCAGAAAATATCTTCGGGTGCTAAGACTACTATAAAATGCCTCAAGCCTCATCCAAACCATCAAATTCCCAGGGATAATGCTGATTTCCTTCATAACACAAACCTGGGAAATGTTCGTCCcccaaaaaatatcaaaataaaccaaCAATAATCTCAGAAAACAAGGCTTCACTTTTCTATTCCGTGTCCGAGTCAATAGAAAGATACAGCCGTGGTCTTACTGAACGTTTTTGGCGAGGAAATGTGAAAGGACTATCAGATCTTTGCCGACTTGCCTTCTCAGATCTACCATCATTCATACCAAGAAGCAAAGAAGCTGCACAAGTAGGAATTATCAGGTTTAAGGTTTTGACAAGTGCAACATAAGATAGCAGAAGTAAATAAATAGCATAATCGACATTATCAAGTGAACATAATCTTGATGAAAATGAATTACAGCGCCTTATATTACAAAAATTCATAACTGACAACAGTGATATACTCTCACTTTATTAGGAAGTTCATAAAGAAGGGAACGAACCGGTGTCAGCCAAAGACTCCATGGCACCATCTCTCAAAGGCACCTGCTGTCTTGAATTCACTCCATTAGCAGGAACGGAGTCACCATGACTGCCGGTGGCACCACCACCGCCAAGGCTAAGAGAGATCCAATCCTCCCTACGAACACCATTTGACACATCAGCCTGATCCCTCATACTAGACTGCGCAGAAGCATCTGAAGGCCGAGTTGGAAGAAAGATTTGAAGAGAGGGATCTTCACCACCAAATGCTAAGGGGTTATCAACCAAGCCATCATTTATGTCACTACCAGATCTACAAGCAGAAGAATCAGCAACTAAACTAGCCGATCCCATAACAGTCTCTGGACCTAAAGAAAATCCATTCATCGACATGGGGCAGTTTATAGGACCGCCCTGCAAATCTACTAAGGAATCTGGAACATCTGAATTAAATAATTGGAACCCTGGGCCAGGTTGGCTTCCAGATGGGAGTGGCCAGAGGGGTATACCAAACTCATCATCATTATGATTTAGAAAACCTAAACCATTCCCAACTGAAGGATCTTCAGGATAAGGATTTGCAATTCCAGGAGGCGGCATTGCAAAAGCAGCCCCACCATCAtcagtttgattatttttgtaaatagtACCAGATGTCAACAACAAATCATTATCATCATCTGAATCACTTAAAACAATAACTTCTGCATCTCCTGTCGGTGCAGAAAAGTTTCTATCAGGGAATCCATATGTTGAATCTACATTCAAAGACAAAGAATCAAGTTCAATCCCATTGTTAGTGAGGTCAAAATTCCCACCACCATCCTGATTAACACTTGCATCTTCACCATCTCGACCACTGTCGGTGGCACTACTGCTCATAGGAATGACTTTCTGCTCAATGTTCTCAAACCTTTCTTGTAATCTATTGCCAGAAGAGGAGGTGTTTACACCCTCAGGTTTGCTTACTTCCCAAAAGCCATTGCGGTTCTTCCTAATTCCAAGTTTCAAACCAGTACCATTATGACCTTCTGATGTATATTCCTGTTTGATAGGTCTTTCCACTTCCACTTTAGATTTCTGTTCTCCACCATTAGACACACACAAAGAACCATCAGGTTTGTGCCACAGTGCAAGTTCACCAACATCCCTACGTTCAGCTTCAGTTTTAGTTTTTACGCGCCAACAACCATCAAGCTTCACCTCAAGTTCAGTTATGTCTTCACCACAATGCCGCATCTGCATCAACCATTGGCGTAAACATAATTATCATATACAGGATATGGCACTGTGTCAAACAATAACGAGATGGCAAAGATCCAGAAGCACTACAGTAGCATTACCATAGAAGTTATACGATTAAAATATGGATCGACTATTACATTCTTCACTGAGTAGTTCTTCAGACAAACTGGGCACTGCCACTGCAAATAACCAAATTCTAATTCAAAAACAGAAACAGCTATAAGAAAAACCAAGAAGTAAGATAACAGTTGATCACTTACCTTCCTTGAACGCTGGTTCATTTCCACAAAAACATCAAGATCAAAACAGCCCATGTGAGCACAAGGTTTAAATCTTCCTGCAACATTCATTCTAGAACCACTCATCTGTGCATGCATCAAAAAAAGGAAatcaaaaacccaaaccaaCCAGGTGTGCTTCTGATACTAATAGACTGCAGTCCCCTAGAGAATATTTTAGATCCTACCCTAATTTGACAAATTTAAAGCCCAtgaagaaacaaagccaaagctAATTCTTCCAAACAGAACTATAACAAATTATCAGTGAACAATCTCTCTGTTCAACAGAATCCCTACTACTCTGAAActgtcataaatataaaaaaagaaaatactgTTTTGTAGAGTGGAAAAACACTCGCTCACAACTACCAAATGAGCATTAGCAGAACACACCTATGCAAAGTACTAGCACTCCTACAGTATTAAATTCCGTGAAGTCAGTATGACCTGCTGGCCAAAAACTACAATCCTAGTAATTGCCTAGCAAAACAAGGAAGCCCGAGTACTAATATTCATACAGCATTAAATTCCACGCAATTTGAAATCAGTATGACCTGCAGGCCAAAAACTACATTCCTGGTAATTGCCTCCTAGCAATGCAAGGAAGAATCCTCCCCGACTCCTTCCCCATTAGGTACAAAACCAACATCCCAAAGCCTCAAATAAAGGAAGCCTCATGCCTTGAATAATTCAGAAAAGCATAAATAACAAAGCCCACCaggaaataaataaaacaaaaatagccattttgaaattttataggGCATTCATTCTTATGAACACACACAGGGCAGCAATATGTAGGTACTGGAGTTGCATGTATCTTGATGTGGTATGAAATCTGCTCTGAAAAACACAACAAAATTGTCACTGTATCCAATGACCATGCTGCACTTACTGGACAGCGAAGATTAACACCAATTGAGTCTGCAACTACTTCCAAGTCACTGTCACTGTCAGCATTGTCTGTTGCTCCACCACCAACACAGCGACATACTCGAGCAAGTGCGTCTTCAAAACATTCACCATCTTCACCATTACTCTGCCGGAGGATCCCATCGAGTATCTACAAAGTAACATAGTATAACAACTCTAAGAATGAGATGGATTCCATTAAAAAGCAAGAACAAACAAAAACCCTACTTCTTTCAATATAATCAAACTgtaaaattcaaacaaaatgCAATTGCATAAAGCCATGCTTGTCTCATGTAGGGAGAGACAAATAGTCACCTGTTGAACAGTTTGTCGCCTTACAATTCTAACTCCTAAACAAAAAATACGAGCATCGCATCCACTTAAGCATATCTTGTTTATCCCATCTTTCGTACATGGTGTAATCTGATAGACAAAATTAAACAAGTCCCAAAAAGAGACGAATGCATTTTCAGATCTGAAGCATTGATGAAAGCAGGAAAAATCACAATCAACAAATAAACATGCTATAGGCATCAACAGCCACTAATCAAAAAGATGCACGTATGCAGAAACTTACAATTGGACCATCGTCACGACCATTAATCCCCAATAACTGTGAACCAGGTCTGTTTATAGCACGAACAGGAACACCTACAGGTCACACAAGAATAAATAAGCTGAAAATTCTATATGTATGCcaagaagaaaataataataatattgtgATATGGAAAGCATCATTCTAAAATCCATAGTTATTAAATGCGAAAGGCGACCCGAGGCGACCCTAGAGTCTAAGACGCAAGGCCCGAGGCCTTCTGGAAGAAAGGCAactacataaaaataaaatatatatataatactatGATTATAAACCCTATGTAttttgaaaaagttcaaatataattttaaaacttaaatgTGCCATAATCAAACACAGTTAAATTAATTaggttaaaatataaagtgGCTGCTGGAAGCAACTATTTTAAAGAGTTTAGGTTTCGATTGAACTCTAAAAGGCCTACATGAATAAAAcagtatttaattttattttttaaaaactaaataggGCCAAAAATCGCAGAGGCTCGCCTGGCCAGCGCCTCGCCTCACGGAAGAGGCGTGCGCCTTTGAGACAACGCCCGCCTCTTGGCAGGTGAGGCGACTCGGTCATCGCCTGAGGCACGTCTCTGTGCTAAAATCTTAATGCCACATTTGAATAAACAAATGTAGATCACATGAATGTATAAATATACAACCATCCTGAAGCAACACGAACATTCAGACAACTCCCCCTACAGAGAGTATAGAATGCTACTCAATGTCAAGCTGCTGCAAAATTaagtagaagaagaagatagaAATCAATGATCAGTGGAATGAAATATCTTACAACCATACCATTGACCTGTAAATCTGCATATTGAGGCCACTGCATCCTAAATGGAACCTTATCATTCAAAAGCATACACCAAGCCTGTAAAAGATCATCAAGAATAAGATGTTTGTACATTTACATTAATAAAATCCAAATAATATCTAAAACGGCCAACCTGAACATCATGATCCTGTTTTGTCAGCAAGTCCTTGTCTGCCCTAGTGAGATGAAATGTTTTTTCCACACTCTGCAATGGGGTTGAACTGGAAAATCCATGACAAGaagttaataaattaaaatagtaacaGTAATAAGTACCAAAAAAGGGCTCGAGCACAAAATGAGAATTTTATGTAATGGATAACTCAAATTCTGTTCTTatagaaagaaataaaaaatagcaGCTTTTAAAACTTCAGATGTCTGACAATCAAAGAACATATTTATAATGCACTCACCCATCAGCCGGAATATTAGTAGCGGTCAACTTGACGGGATAAAGTGGATGTGCAATAGTAACACAGAAGCTGCACATAAATAAACACTTCAGAACTCTTTATTAAGCTTAATAAAGCTCATGAAACTGCAGATGTAGGTCTACGGAAGAACCGTTTCTTGCACATGCAGTTCATATAAGATAGATGGAAAAATGATTACAAGATAGTAAAACAGGATTCCATAAGGCGTAATGACAATTCTACCTAGATTTGTAgcattacttaatttttttaatatatatatgttcatATCCATACAATTATTCAGCATGTCTATCACACATGCGGTATTAGACTTTACAAACACTAGAGGGCCCCCCCTTATTTCTCATTTCATTGTGACGTCCTTTTATTTCCATCCACATAAGTATGCTATACTATTGAGGTAAATAGCAATGAAACTACAGTTCATCACCTGATTACAGAATGTCCTCTTCAAAATAGAAATTTCTCTAGAGTACCATGAACATACCATTACAAATCCTGATTACTTGCGTAcccttctaaaaaaaattactcttgtATAATGCGTATGATAGCATGGTCAAATTGGATAGAACACGATAATTGATATTAAGGACTATAAGAACAGCATAACAGCAAGAGATAATATCTATCATCATAAGAGAGTATAGTCGCATGTAAATATTGCAAAAATGTGTGTAAAAATATTACCAACTAAGAGGCTAATCCAAAATAAAACTCCACATTGAGTAACATACAACATATGCTAATTGGGTCCCTAAGAGAGGCAGAGACAGGAGGGATAGGGATCCTTCAAATAATCCTTAGAAAAGATAAATAATTGAGATGGATGAATAATACGTACGGGTCAGCCCAGCCAAGCCGACAAATCTCACAATAATACAAGTCAGGAACTTGAGGAGTGCCCTCCGTTGGTTTTTCAGGAATTATAACACAACCTATGTGCTGCCATTCGTTACATCCAGTCTTCTCACACTGCCAATTCAAAATATTATGGCCACAAAGCATGAGGAAGCATTCAAGATAAGCTGAAGTTTAATAATAATGgagaaaaaagagaaataaagTAATAAAGTGTAAATGCTGAACATGACTTCCACATTAACAGAATATGCTAGATTGCAATAGTGTAGCATGTCATGCAATGGATTAACACACTACTGTACACTATTCTGGCACCAAGATAGAAAAACATTCATAATCTAAATCAAGGACAAGGACACATGTGCATGATAAAATTGTGTCTTTCAATGTTGAACAAGTCAAACATCCAAGAAATGCAAAAAGCTAAAACTTCTTAATTTCTGTACCGCAACCCTAATTTCTGCAAGACTACCCAGAAGGGACCAGAGTTTTTAGGCCATTTATTCAATTCAAACTGTtcaaagaattaaaataaaacaaaaaatacttaacaattaatatatgtagAGACCTTAATCATTGATTCAGTCTCCAATGAGCTACCGCATGGACAACGTACTCTTGTATCATAGCGAAAATGATCATCATCAACTTCTCCTTTAATAATTGTCTTACTGCTCTCCAACACGCCCTGACCCTTAGATGCTAGATCGGTGGCCCCAGAAACCTGCATTTTTCTGAATACGAGCACATTCAACACAGAGGAAAAAGTAAGACATACAGAAATGCTCCAAAAATGGAGTCACAGATTGCGAATTTGATGTTAAACCTGTAAATGTCATCAACTAATTTTGCCACCTCTTCCTTTCCAATAGAAGTCTTCTTCGTTGATGTCTTTGGAACTGCATATGGAATCTGTCTTTATGATTCttgataataaatatacaaggagcaaaaaaaaacagaaataggaaataaaaaacatacAATCACGCCTGATAACtgtagaaaaaaaataaaaaccactagaaaattaaagaaataaactgACTTGAACCACAAAAAGAAACATCATAGAGACTTCAAAATGGGGTTTTGAGGTCCCAAGCTTCCTTGAAAAGCTTAGCAGGGAAAATTCAATGCTAAGGTTTAAAGGAATGTAGCGTGTCAAGAGTACAACTTTATGGTTAGAGTCGAATAAAAAAGGGACACAGCGTAATTataaaattctgaaattttcATGGCTtccataaatccctaaaagttGCAAAACAGTGTGGTAAGTTCGTGAAGATCTAAATATTGCAACACTGAGAAGCTATAGAAGTATCATCACAAAACAGGCCAAGTTGTTCCCCCAGCTAGCAGTATTATCCTTATCAGGAAGCGAACATAGTCAAGCTCCATGATGCAAGAAAAGCCCCACCATGGATTTTCTTAATTGATAACTCAAATAGTACATGGGCAAATGCATATCGTCAAAAGCATTAATTTCACAAGCCTCAAAGCTTGATACACGTAACAAGTAACCTACTTAGTATCACAGAAATAAAGAACAAGCATTTGCCAATAAACATAAACTCCtttcaaaaaaaagaacaaGATAGGATGGGAAAAGGCCTTGAATGAAAGACTCAAGGATTCAGTTTCAATTTAAACAGTGATAGCAAATAAACAGCTGTAATTTCAACAGATAAATAGTCTAttccataataataaaatattcaaaaaggAATTACCTTGTTCATCAGCAAGAACACCTAATATTCGGTCAACAAGATCCTACATTTAAATTACgacaaattaaaaaacaatccAATAGAATTATCTATAACATTCTCAGAAATACAATAATCATCCGTACCTGCTTTTTCCCTTGCTTAGAAAGACCTAACTGTGTAAGGACATCTTTAAGCTCTTTTATACGAAAATATGCCAATTTGTCCTGCAGCAAACATAGAATTAATTCCACAAGCTCAGTAGCAATtcacaaaaaaaatgcaaaaaaatagtaaaaccAATAAGCACCAAATGAAAATACGATCAAAGCTAATTAAGCAGTTCCTTGAGCTACAGCAGAAACAAAGCAACTTAACAGATAAGTGAAATTAATAATAAGAATAATACCTTGCAACTCGTCGCTAAATCCATTATTTTTAACTCTCCCAAAACCAGAAACTCAGTACCTAAAAATTCAATACTTTTTTAAACCAGCGGTTGCTCAATTAACCAAACAAACCAGTCCATGCACTGTCTGCAAACAACAATCGATCTATTCAGAaacaaaaattcacaaaataaaaaatcgaTAATCAAACAAATCGcaacgataaaaaaataatcaaaacactTACTACGACAAAAAAATGAATTGAAGAGAAGAGAGTGGATTGGTTAATT
This region of Mercurialis annua linkage group LG1-X, ddMerAnnu1.2, whole genome shotgun sequence genomic DNA includes:
- the LOC126664828 gene encoding E3 SUMO-protein ligase SIZ1, whose protein sequence is MDLATSCKDKLAYFRIKELKDVLTQLGLSKQGKKQDLVDRILGVLADEQVPKTSTKKTSIGKEEVAKLVDDIYRKMQVSGATDLASKGQGVLESSKTIIKGEVDDDHFRYDTRVRCPCGSSLETESMIKCEKTGCNEWQHIGCVIIPEKPTEGTPQVPDLYYCEICRLGWADPFCVTIAHPLYPVKLTATNIPADGSTPLQSVEKTFHLTRADKDLLTKQDHDVQAWCMLLNDKVPFRMQWPQYADLQVNGVPVRAINRPGSQLLGINGRDDGPIITPCTKDGINKICLSGCDARIFCLGVRIVRRQTVQQILDGILRQSNGEDGECFEDALARVCRCVGGGATDNADSDSDLEVVADSIGVNLRCPMSGSRMNVAGRFKPCAHMGCFDLDVFVEMNQRSRKWQCPVCLKNYSVKNVIVDPYFNRITSMMRHCGEDITELEVKLDGCWRVKTKTEAERRDVGELALWHKPDGSLCVSNGGEQKSKVEVERPIKQEYTSEGHNGTGLKLGIRKNRNGFWEVSKPEGVNTSSSGNRLQERFENIEQKVIPMSSSATDSGRDGEDASVNQDGGGNFDLTNNGIELDSLSLNVDSTYGFPDRNFSAPTGDAEVIVLSDSDDDNDLLLTSGTIYKNNQTDDGGAAFAMPPPGIANPYPEDPSVGNGLGFLNHNDDEFGIPLWPLPSGSQPGPGFQLFNSDVPDSLVDLQGGPINCPMSMNGFSLGPETVMGSASLVADSSACRSGSDINDGLVDNPLAFGGEDPSLQIFLPTRPSDASAQSSMRDQADVSNGVRREDWISLSLGGGGATGSHGDSVPANGVNSRQQVPLRDGAMESLADTASLLLGMNDGRSEKASRQRSDSPFTFPRQKRSVRPRLYLSIDSDTE